A genome region from Musa acuminata AAA Group cultivar baxijiao chromosome BXJ3-5, Cavendish_Baxijiao_AAA, whole genome shotgun sequence includes the following:
- the LOC135584209 gene encoding pentatricopeptide repeat-containing protein At5g04780, mitochondrial-like, whose translation MSPCCCCAVPSSSTSNSSLPILPSLLQAKSLSPLHRLPSRIPATHSSPQCTAQATSPVNSRYLPKVADPFDETPHSKARSYAKLISSHCRSQRWSDVISVLASMIADGATPDRFLLPKILKACSELRDWGTAATVHGYVITAPLEVDIVVGNSIVDMYSKCGDITSARAFFDRMPVRDVISWTALVNAYADAGLLDVAQAMFQSMRENGVRPDLISWNALISGFARNGETGMALLLLDELRENGLQPGTNSWNGVVSGLVQNGCFDDALEIFRQMCLHEKPNAVTIASILPACSGLTALNLGQELHSYVIRNGMKMNAFVGGSLIDMYLKCGKSGFAERVFADLENRNVPVWNALIAAYADEDKMSEALDLLDLMQKDGFVPNVITYNTFIAAYARRGQKDEAFKFLFEIIRKGLKPNVVSMNALTSGFHHSGLNDEALDLFREMQLPKSFNTRCSSILIGMLDVIIQPNAVTINSILSVCAGLKLHHSGKEVHGFILRNSFESNVFVSSALVDMYAKCCDMSSATKVFHGMKDKNVVSWNVFMAGHNHNEHPEAALKLYLEMLEQNFVPSSITLMILLLSCSNIMALRLGRELHSRIEKGRPDGCPLTLASTLINMYAKCGSIKDAKLVFDCVIEKDLVIWNAMMAGYSLHRMTTDALSLFKQMQQSGIKPDHITFTAILSACNQEGFVDEGWKLFKMMEDIFGVSPTLEHFTCMVDMLGTAGLLEESLDLIRRIPFRPDACLWATLLKACRLHSNYEIGERAARALFELEPQNALNHIVLYNIFAMSGLWDSASTMKNALRDQGLKMVDICSWIEIGSAIHSFKSGDSSHPEMEMILAMWNKLADGMLKGGYVPQNIVFCDQGEVDPFTCYHTEKLAVCLGIISLRANIPIRVSKNVRMCIDCHSSVKFISKIEDRDIFITDGCFYHHFKDGTCSCGDKW comes from the coding sequence ATGTCACCTTGCTGTTGCTGCGCCGTTCCTTCTTCTTCCACCTCCAACTCCTCTCTCCCCATCCTTCCCTCTCTCCTCCAAGCCAAATCCCTCTCACCTCTTCACCGCCTCCCCTCCAGAATCCCGGCGACCCATTCGAGTCCACAATGCACTGCGCAAGCCACGTCTCCCGTCAATTCTCGATATCTCCCCAAAGTCGCCGACCCGTTCGACGAAACGCCCCACAGCAAAGCCCGCTCCTACGCCAAGCTCATCAGCTCCCATTGCCGGTCGCAGCGGTGGAGCGACGTGATTTCCGTGCTCGCCTCCATGATCGCGGACGGTGCCACGCCTGATAGGTTCCTCCTGCCGAAGATCCTCAAGGCCTGCTCCGAGCTGCGGGACTGGGGAACTGCCGCAACCGTCCATGGGTATGTGATTACTGCTCCTCTGGAGGTCGACATAGTCGTCGGCAattctattgttgacatgtattccAAGTGCGGAGATATCACCTCAGCGCGCGCGTTCTTTGATCGGATGCCCGTAAGGGATGTCATCTCGTGGACCGCTCTCGTCAATGCCTATGCTGACGCTGGATTGCTGGATGTGGCGCAAGCTATGTTTCAGTCGATGAGGGAGAATGGGGTTCGACCGGATTTGATATCGTGGAACGCGTTGATTTCTGGGTTTGCTCGGAACGGGGAGACCGGCATGGCCCTTCTCCTCTTGGACGAGTTGCGAGAAAATGGGCTTCAGCCAGGCAccaattcttggaatggagtagtGTCTGGTCTTGTTCAGAATGGGTGCTTTGATGATGCACTTGAAATTTTCAGACAAATGTGCTTGCATGAGAAACCAAATGCTGTCACGATAGCAAGCATTCTTCCTGCTTGCTCGGGCCTGACGGCTTTGAATCTTGGGCAGGAATTGCATTCATATGTGATAAGGAATGGAATGAAGATGAACGCTTTCGTGGGTGGGTCTTTGATTGATATGTATCTCAAGTGCGGAAAGAGTGGTTTTGCAGAGAGGGTGTTTGCTGATCTGGAGAATAGGAATGTGCCTGTGTGGAATGCACTGATTGCAGCATATGCTGATGAGGATAAGATGAGTGAGGCCCTGGATCTTCTTGATTTGATGCAGAAAGATGGATTTGTGCCTAATGTGATCACCTACAATACATTTATTGCTGCTTATGCAAGAAGGGGCCAAAAAGATGAGGCCTTTaagtttttgtttgaaattattcGGAAGGGTTTGAAGCCCAATGTTGTTTCTATGAATGCACTAACATCTGGCTTCCATCATTCTGGTCTTAATGATGAGGCATTGGATTTGTTTCGAGAGATGCAATTGCCAAAATCGTTCAACACAAGATGTTCTAGCATTCTGATTGGCATGTTGGATGTGATAATCCAACCTAATGCTGTAACCATTAATTCTATTCTCTCAGTCTGCGCAGGCCTTAAGTTACATCATTCTGGAAAGGAAGTTCATGGCTtcattttgagaaatagttttgagTCTAATGTCTTTGTTTCAAGTGCATTGGTTGACATGTATGCGAAATGTTGTGACATGTCTTCTGCTACCAAGGTTTTTCATGGAATGAAAGACAAAAATGTAGTGTCTTGGAATGTATTCATGGCAGGTCACAATCATAATGAGCATCCAGAAGCTGCTTTGAAGCTATATTTGGAAATGTTAGAGCAGAACTTCGTTCCTAGTTCTATTACGTTGATGATCCTACTGTTGTCTTGCAGCAATATAATGGCTCTGAGGTTGGGCAGAGAATTGCATAGCCGCATTGAAAAGGGCAGACCTGATGGCTGTCCTCTTACTTTAGCAAGCACCCTGATAAATATGTATGCAAAATGTGGTAGTATTAAAGATGCTAAATTAGTGTTCGACTGTGTAATTGAAAAGGACTTGGTAATATGGAACGCGATGATGGCTGGTTATTCACTCCACAGAATGACTACGGATGCCCTAAGCTTGTTTAAACAAATGCAGCAATCTGGTATCAAGCCGGACCATATTACTTTTACTGCAATCCTTTCGGCATGCAACCAAGAAGGTTTTGTAGATGAAGGCTGGAAGCTTTTTAAAATGATGGAGGATATTTTTGGAGTTTCTCCCACCTTGGAGCACTTTACCTGCATGGTTGATATGTTGGGTACTGCAGGTTTACTGGAGGAGTCTCTGGATCTCATCAGAAGAATTCCATTCAGACCTGATGCTTGCCTGTGGGCTACTCTTCTTAAAGCATGTAGACTACATTCAAATTATGAGATAGGAGAAAGGGCAGCAAGGGCACTTTTTGAGTTAGAACCTCAAAATGCTTTGAATCACATAGTGCTCTATAACATCTTTGCCATGTCCGGGTTGTGGGATTCTGCTAGTACCATGAAGAATGCACTGAGGGATCAGGGGTTAAAGATGGTTGACATATGTAGCTGGATAGAAATAGGCAGTGCCATCCACTCCTTTAAATCTGGAGATAGCTCCCATCCTGAAATGGAGATGATTCTGGCCATGTGGAACAAGTTAGCTGATGGAATGTTGAAGGGTGGGTATGTTCCTCAGAATATTGTGTTCTGTGATCAAGGAGAAGTTGATCCCTTCACTTGTTACCACACTGAAAAGCTTGCAGTATGTCTAGGCATTATCTCTCTGCGTGCTAACATCCCTATACGTGTCTCCAAGAATGTCCGGATGTGCATTGACTGCCACTCATCAGTTAAATTTATAAGCAAAATCGAGGACCGAGATATCTTTATAACAGATGGGTGCTTCTATCACCATTTTAAAGATGGAACTTGCAGCTGTGGGGACAAATGGTGA